Genomic window (Methanobrevibacter sp.):
CGTGTAAATCTACACTGCTGTTACAGACGATTTTTCCACCGCTCATTTTACAACCAATGTATTTTACTCTGTTTAAATCACCGTTGAGAATCATTTCAACTTCATCAGGTCCATTAGCTTCTCCTTCAATGGTAATGTCGAAGAAATCGGTGATTGGGAATCTTGAATTTCCAATAGGAACTCCATATTTTGCGAAATCAGCTTCAGTCCAGGAGTAAATTTCATCAGGAATTAACTCATCAAATTCTAAAGCGATTGAAGAAGTTTTGATTTGATCAAAAGTTATTGTTTTCAAATTAAACACCCCTATTTACCATCAACATCTATTCTAATTGGGTTAGATACGTAGTGGTCGTGTACTGGGTAGTTATCCCATTTAACTGAGTAGTATTGAGTAAAGAACGGCATAATGTTGTCGATAACTTTTTGTTCGTTTTGTTCCCATCCGTTTACGTTAACCCAAATGTTTTGACTTTCTTTAACTTTTACAATTTCTTTATCTTTTACTAAGATTTGACCATCTTTAATAGTGTAGTCAGCTACATTGAAACCTTGTTCAATTTCAGCATATTGTCTGGACGGATCAATATCATTAGGATTTATGTCATATACAGCAATGTCTGCTCTGTAACCAGGAGTGAGTGCACCTCTGTCAGTGAATCCGTAGATTTTAGCAGGAGCAGATCTGGAAATAGTTGCAATATCGTAGAAATCGTATTCTCTGTCGAGAGTTGGAAGAGTAGTTCTTTTTTCTACCCATTTGTGAACTTCTCTGTTTTCAATCATTTCCATTCTTCTGGTATTACTCATTAACCAAGAGATAATTCTAGGATATCTAGTGAACGGACCTGCATTAGGGTGGTCAGTAGTTAAACATACTTTCCATGGGTCATCAATGTGTAAGAACAATTCAAGACCAATAGCCCATTGTAAAGAGTTAACAGGGTTTTTACCTGAGTAAATACATGGGATAATACCTGCTGCGGTTTCACATTCAATATCTTTGTTGGTCCATTTTAAACCAGATAATTTGAATAAGTCATATTCCATAGGAGCATCAGCAGTCATGGTTGTGGTTTCGTCTAAAGTAACTTGACCTACGTCACAGGTGACATGGTCGTGTTTGTTAATGTATTTAGCGATTTCTTCTGCACCGGACGCTGCATCTTTCCAGCTGTTTCCAGTGTAAGCGTGGAATTGTAAGTGACAAAGGTGCATAACTTGATCTCTGATTTCAGCTGCTTTGGAACCTTTTTTAACGTTTTTAACAGCATCCATAGTTTCTATGGTGGTTGGCACGTTACCAGGGTGTCCTAAGTCGTTAGGGTGAATGTGAATAGAGTGAGGCAAGTTTAACATTTCGTTAGCTTTAGCTAAAGCTTGAATAACTTCTTTGGAAGTTACGTCAAAGTAAGGTGCTTTATCATTTACACCATGTACGTTCATACCCCATCCCCATGCTTCACTTCCACATGGGTTTACGATTTTAATACCGTAACCTTTGGAGATTTTTAACCATGAAGAAACAAATGCTGCGATGTCTTCAATATTGTTATCTTTTGCATATTCCAATACAAACCAGTTGTTACCGAATAATGGTAAAGCTGGAATATCGAGTTGAGGAATAGTTGCAATTTCTTCGTGAGTGTGTTTTGCTTCAAGAGGAGGCATAGCTGCTTCAACAACAGTACCATAACCTAATCTTGAATATCTGTAACCGGTTGCAGGACAACTTGGAATAGAGAAACCAGATTCGGATCTTAAAACTTTAGTTTTTTGAGTAACACCCCTTCTGGAATCTTCAGGTCTGTATAACCTTCCAACTACTAATTTAGGACCTGCAACGTGTGCGTGAGGGTCAATACCTGCTGGCATAACTATTTTATCAGTAACGTCTAAGACTTTAGCATCAGCAGATACATCATCTACAATAATACCATCTTTAAACATAACGTCCTTTTTTTCACCGTTAATCTCATTAGCTGGGTCGTAGACAATACCGTTTTTAAGAATATATTCCATTATATCACCTTTAAAGTGCGTTTGGATTTGGCACATATTTTGGAGCTACGTTAGGCTCTTCTCTGAGTTTCATTACTCTTTCTTTTAATTCACGGACAATCCATTCGTCGTCACGACAGGTTTCAGGTTTGTCGATTGCTTTTCTCATGAAAATAGGAACTCCGTCCATACGGTAACTGGTACCGCCACATTCTACGCCTATGAATGAACCAGGCAATACAACATCAGCGAGTTCAGTTGATGGTCCCCAGTGAATATCGATTTGGATAACTGGAATGTCAGCTAAGTGTTGGTTTGCTCCATTAGGGAAGTGAGCACCAGGGTCAGCTGCAATAACCATGA
Coding sequences:
- a CDS encoding formylmethanofuran dehydrogenase subunit A → MMEYILKNGIVYDPANEINGEKKDVMFKDGIIVDDVSADAKVLDVTDKIVMPAGIDPHAHVAGPKLVVGRLYRPEDSRRGVTQKTKVLRSESGFSIPSCPATGYRYSRLGYGTVVEAAMPPLEAKHTHEEIATIPQLDIPALPLFGNNWFVLEYAKDNNIEDIAAFVSSWLKISKGYGIKIVNPCGSEAWGWGMNVHGVNDKAPYFDVTSKEVIQALAKANEMLNLPHSIHIHPNDLGHPGNVPTTIETMDAVKNVKKGSKAAEIRDQVMHLCHLQFHAYTGNSWKDAASGAEEIAKYINKHDHVTCDVGQVTLDETTTMTADAPMEYDLFKLSGLKWTNKDIECETAAGIIPCIYSGKNPVNSLQWAIGLELFLHIDDPWKVCLTTDHPNAGPFTRYPRIISWLMSNTRRMEMIENREVHKWVEKRTTLPTLDREYDFYDIATISRSAPAKIYGFTDRGALTPGYRADIAVYDINPNDIDPSRQYAEIEQGFNVADYTIKDGQILVKDKEIVKVKESQNIWVNVNGWEQNEQKVIDNIMPFFTQYYSVKWDNYPVHDHYVSNPIRIDVDGK